A section of the Meles meles chromosome 8, mMelMel3.1 paternal haplotype, whole genome shotgun sequence genome encodes:
- the DPF2 gene encoding zinc finger protein ubi-d4 isoform X2, whose translation MAAVVENVVKLLGEQYYKDAMEQCHNYNARLCAERSVRLPFLDSQTGVAQSNCYIWMEKRHRGPGLASGQLYSYPARRWRKKRRAHPPEDPRLSFPSIKPDTDQTLKKEGLISQDGSSLEALLRTDPLEKRGAPDPRVDDDSLGEFPVTNSRARKILEPEDFLDDLDDEDYEEDTPKRRGKGKSKGKGVGSARKKLEASILEDRDKPYACDNSFKQKHTSKAPQRVCGKRYKNRPGLSYHYAHSHLAEEEGEDKEDSQPPTPVSQRSEEQKSKKGPDGLALPNNYCDFCLGDSKINKKTGQPEELVSCSDCGRSGHPSCLQFTPVMMAAVKTYRWQCIECKCCNICGTSENDDQLLFCDDCDRGYHMYCLTPSMSEPPEGSWSCHLCLDLLKEKASIYQNQSSS comes from the exons aTGGCGGCTGTGGTGGAAAATGTAGTGAAGCT CCTCGGGGAGCAGTACTACAAAGACGCCATGGAGCAGTGCCACAACTACAACGCGCGCCTCTGCGCTGAGCGCAGCGTGCGCCTGCCTTTCTTGGACTCACAGACTGGCGTGGCCCAGAGCAACTGTTATATCTGGATGGAGAAACGACACCGGGGTCCAG GATTGGCCTCTGGGCAGCTATACTCCTACCCTGCCCGGCGCTGGCGGAAAAAGCGGCGAGCCCACCCTCCTGAGGACCCAAGACTTTCTTTCCCATCTATTAAACCAG ACACAGACCAGACCCTGAAGAAAGAGGGGCTGATCTCTCAAGACGGCAGTAGTTTGGAGGCTCTGTTGCGCACAGACCCCCTGGAGAAGCGCGGTGCCCCCGACCCCCGAGTGGATGATGACAGCCTGGGCGAGTTTCCTGTGACCAACAGTCGAGCACGGAAG ATCCTAGAACCAGAGGACTTCCTAGATGACCTGGATGATGAGGACTATGAAGAAGACACTCCCAAGCGTCGGGGCAAGGGGAAGTCCAAG GGTAAAGGTGTGGGCAGTGCCCGTAAGAAGCTGGAAGCTTCCATCCTGGAGGATCGGGACAAGCCCTATGCCTGTGACA atAGTTTCAAACAAAAGCATACCTCGAAAGCGCCCCAGAGAG TTTGTGGGAAACGTTATAAGAACCGGCCGGGCCTCAGTTACCACTACGCCCACTCCCACCTGGCGGAGGAGGAGGGCGAGGACAAGGAGGACTCGCAGCCTCCCACCCCGGTTTCGCAGAGGTCGGAGGAGCAGAAGT CCAAGAAGGGTCCCGACGGCCTGGCCCTGCCCAACAACTACTGCGACTTCTGCCTTGGGGACTCCAAGATCAACAAGAAGACGGGGCAGCCTGAGGAGCTGGTGTCCTGCTCAGACTGTGGCCGCTCAG GGCACCCGTCTTGCCTGCAGTTCACCCCGGTGATGATGGCGGCCGTGAAGACCTACCGCTGGCAGTGCATCGAGTGCAAGTGCTGCAACATCTGCGGCACCTCCGAGAACGAC GACCAGCTGCTCTTCTGCGACGACTGTGACCGCGGCTACCACATGTACTGTCTCACCCCGTCCATGTCTGAGCCTCCGGAAG
- the DPF2 gene encoding zinc finger protein ubi-d4 isoform X4 produces the protein MAAVVENVVKLLGEQYYKDAMEQCHNYNARLCAERSVRLPFLDSQTGVAQSNCYIWMEKRHRGPGLASGQLYSYPARRWRKKRRAHPPEDPRLSFPSIKPDTDQTLKKEGLISQDGSSLEALLRTDPLEKRGAPDPRVDDDSLGEFPVTNSRARKRILEPEDFLDDLDDEDYEEDTPKRRGKGKSKGKGVGSARKKLEASILEDRDKPYACDICGKRYKNRPGLSYHYAHSHLAEEEGEDKEDSQPPTPVSQRSEEQKSKKGPDGLALPNNYCDFCLGDSKINKKTGQPEELVSCSDCGRSGHPSCLQFTPVMMAAVKTYRWQCIECKCCNICGTSENDDQLLFCDDCDRGYHMYCLTPSMSEPPEGSWSCHLCLDLLKEKASIYQNQSSS, from the exons aTGGCGGCTGTGGTGGAAAATGTAGTGAAGCT CCTCGGGGAGCAGTACTACAAAGACGCCATGGAGCAGTGCCACAACTACAACGCGCGCCTCTGCGCTGAGCGCAGCGTGCGCCTGCCTTTCTTGGACTCACAGACTGGCGTGGCCCAGAGCAACTGTTATATCTGGATGGAGAAACGACACCGGGGTCCAG GATTGGCCTCTGGGCAGCTATACTCCTACCCTGCCCGGCGCTGGCGGAAAAAGCGGCGAGCCCACCCTCCTGAGGACCCAAGACTTTCTTTCCCATCTATTAAACCAG ACACAGACCAGACCCTGAAGAAAGAGGGGCTGATCTCTCAAGACGGCAGTAGTTTGGAGGCTCTGTTGCGCACAGACCCCCTGGAGAAGCGCGGTGCCCCCGACCCCCGAGTGGATGATGACAGCCTGGGCGAGTTTCCTGTGACCAACAGTCGAGCACGGAAG CGGATCCTAGAACCAGAGGACTTCCTAGATGACCTGGATGATGAGGACTATGAAGAAGACACTCCCAAGCGTCGGGGCAAGGGGAAGTCCAAG GGTAAAGGTGTGGGCAGTGCCCGTAAGAAGCTGGAAGCTTCCATCCTGGAGGATCGGGACAAGCCCTATGCCTGTGACA TTTGTGGGAAACGTTATAAGAACCGGCCGGGCCTCAGTTACCACTACGCCCACTCCCACCTGGCGGAGGAGGAGGGCGAGGACAAGGAGGACTCGCAGCCTCCCACCCCGGTTTCGCAGAGGTCGGAGGAGCAGAAGT CCAAGAAGGGTCCCGACGGCCTGGCCCTGCCCAACAACTACTGCGACTTCTGCCTTGGGGACTCCAAGATCAACAAGAAGACGGGGCAGCCTGAGGAGCTGGTGTCCTGCTCAGACTGTGGCCGCTCAG GGCACCCGTCTTGCCTGCAGTTCACCCCGGTGATGATGGCGGCCGTGAAGACCTACCGCTGGCAGTGCATCGAGTGCAAGTGCTGCAACATCTGCGGCACCTCCGAGAACGAC GACCAGCTGCTCTTCTGCGACGACTGTGACCGCGGCTACCACATGTACTGTCTCACCCCGTCCATGTCTGAGCCTCCGGAAG
- the DPF2 gene encoding zinc finger protein ubi-d4 isoform X1 translates to MAAVVENVVKLLGEQYYKDAMEQCHNYNARLCAERSVRLPFLDSQTGVAQSNCYIWMEKRHRGPGLASGQLYSYPARRWRKKRRAHPPEDPRLSFPSIKPDTDQTLKKEGLISQDGSSLEALLRTDPLEKRGAPDPRVDDDSLGEFPVTNSRARKRILEPEDFLDDLDDEDYEEDTPKRRGKGKSKGKGVGSARKKLEASILEDRDKPYACDNSFKQKHTSKAPQRVCGKRYKNRPGLSYHYAHSHLAEEEGEDKEDSQPPTPVSQRSEEQKSKKGPDGLALPNNYCDFCLGDSKINKKTGQPEELVSCSDCGRSGHPSCLQFTPVMMAAVKTYRWQCIECKCCNICGTSENDDQLLFCDDCDRGYHMYCLTPSMSEPPEGSWSCHLCLDLLKEKASIYQNQSSS, encoded by the exons aTGGCGGCTGTGGTGGAAAATGTAGTGAAGCT CCTCGGGGAGCAGTACTACAAAGACGCCATGGAGCAGTGCCACAACTACAACGCGCGCCTCTGCGCTGAGCGCAGCGTGCGCCTGCCTTTCTTGGACTCACAGACTGGCGTGGCCCAGAGCAACTGTTATATCTGGATGGAGAAACGACACCGGGGTCCAG GATTGGCCTCTGGGCAGCTATACTCCTACCCTGCCCGGCGCTGGCGGAAAAAGCGGCGAGCCCACCCTCCTGAGGACCCAAGACTTTCTTTCCCATCTATTAAACCAG ACACAGACCAGACCCTGAAGAAAGAGGGGCTGATCTCTCAAGACGGCAGTAGTTTGGAGGCTCTGTTGCGCACAGACCCCCTGGAGAAGCGCGGTGCCCCCGACCCCCGAGTGGATGATGACAGCCTGGGCGAGTTTCCTGTGACCAACAGTCGAGCACGGAAG CGGATCCTAGAACCAGAGGACTTCCTAGATGACCTGGATGATGAGGACTATGAAGAAGACACTCCCAAGCGTCGGGGCAAGGGGAAGTCCAAG GGTAAAGGTGTGGGCAGTGCCCGTAAGAAGCTGGAAGCTTCCATCCTGGAGGATCGGGACAAGCCCTATGCCTGTGACA atAGTTTCAAACAAAAGCATACCTCGAAAGCGCCCCAGAGAG TTTGTGGGAAACGTTATAAGAACCGGCCGGGCCTCAGTTACCACTACGCCCACTCCCACCTGGCGGAGGAGGAGGGCGAGGACAAGGAGGACTCGCAGCCTCCCACCCCGGTTTCGCAGAGGTCGGAGGAGCAGAAGT CCAAGAAGGGTCCCGACGGCCTGGCCCTGCCCAACAACTACTGCGACTTCTGCCTTGGGGACTCCAAGATCAACAAGAAGACGGGGCAGCCTGAGGAGCTGGTGTCCTGCTCAGACTGTGGCCGCTCAG GGCACCCGTCTTGCCTGCAGTTCACCCCGGTGATGATGGCGGCCGTGAAGACCTACCGCTGGCAGTGCATCGAGTGCAAGTGCTGCAACATCTGCGGCACCTCCGAGAACGAC GACCAGCTGCTCTTCTGCGACGACTGTGACCGCGGCTACCACATGTACTGTCTCACCCCGTCCATGTCTGAGCCTCCGGAAG
- the DPF2 gene encoding zinc finger protein ubi-d4 isoform X3, with protein sequence MRTSLGEQYYKDAMEQCHNYNARLCAERSVRLPFLDSQTGVAQSNCYIWMEKRHRGPGLASGQLYSYPARRWRKKRRAHPPEDPRLSFPSIKPDTDQTLKKEGLISQDGSSLEALLRTDPLEKRGAPDPRVDDDSLGEFPVTNSRARKRILEPEDFLDDLDDEDYEEDTPKRRGKGKSKGKGVGSARKKLEASILEDRDKPYACDNSFKQKHTSKAPQRVCGKRYKNRPGLSYHYAHSHLAEEEGEDKEDSQPPTPVSQRSEEQKSKKGPDGLALPNNYCDFCLGDSKINKKTGQPEELVSCSDCGRSGHPSCLQFTPVMMAAVKTYRWQCIECKCCNICGTSENDDQLLFCDDCDRGYHMYCLTPSMSEPPEGSWSCHLCLDLLKEKASIYQNQSSS encoded by the exons ATGAGAACAAG CCTCGGGGAGCAGTACTACAAAGACGCCATGGAGCAGTGCCACAACTACAACGCGCGCCTCTGCGCTGAGCGCAGCGTGCGCCTGCCTTTCTTGGACTCACAGACTGGCGTGGCCCAGAGCAACTGTTATATCTGGATGGAGAAACGACACCGGGGTCCAG GATTGGCCTCTGGGCAGCTATACTCCTACCCTGCCCGGCGCTGGCGGAAAAAGCGGCGAGCCCACCCTCCTGAGGACCCAAGACTTTCTTTCCCATCTATTAAACCAG ACACAGACCAGACCCTGAAGAAAGAGGGGCTGATCTCTCAAGACGGCAGTAGTTTGGAGGCTCTGTTGCGCACAGACCCCCTGGAGAAGCGCGGTGCCCCCGACCCCCGAGTGGATGATGACAGCCTGGGCGAGTTTCCTGTGACCAACAGTCGAGCACGGAAG CGGATCCTAGAACCAGAGGACTTCCTAGATGACCTGGATGATGAGGACTATGAAGAAGACACTCCCAAGCGTCGGGGCAAGGGGAAGTCCAAG GGTAAAGGTGTGGGCAGTGCCCGTAAGAAGCTGGAAGCTTCCATCCTGGAGGATCGGGACAAGCCCTATGCCTGTGACA atAGTTTCAAACAAAAGCATACCTCGAAAGCGCCCCAGAGAG TTTGTGGGAAACGTTATAAGAACCGGCCGGGCCTCAGTTACCACTACGCCCACTCCCACCTGGCGGAGGAGGAGGGCGAGGACAAGGAGGACTCGCAGCCTCCCACCCCGGTTTCGCAGAGGTCGGAGGAGCAGAAGT CCAAGAAGGGTCCCGACGGCCTGGCCCTGCCCAACAACTACTGCGACTTCTGCCTTGGGGACTCCAAGATCAACAAGAAGACGGGGCAGCCTGAGGAGCTGGTGTCCTGCTCAGACTGTGGCCGCTCAG GGCACCCGTCTTGCCTGCAGTTCACCCCGGTGATGATGGCGGCCGTGAAGACCTACCGCTGGCAGTGCATCGAGTGCAAGTGCTGCAACATCTGCGGCACCTCCGAGAACGAC GACCAGCTGCTCTTCTGCGACGACTGTGACCGCGGCTACCACATGTACTGTCTCACCCCGTCCATGTCTGAGCCTCCGGAAG